A single region of the bacterium genome encodes:
- a CDS encoding efflux RND transporter periplasmic adaptor subunit, whose translation MLGLENWKRIAASALVAIALACSEASEPPADLARPVVVREVEIVKLDEQIEATGELLAKESATLASEVPGKITELLVDEGDEVEEGNLLLSIDPQKRELELADARARLTEAAANLEEEERELVRRQQLFDRKIASSQALDKAKTALSLARSRKQAAEARVGVAARAVEDSQVRAPFSGLIASREVSRGEYVRVGQALFDMVALDPIEVEFSVAERDSARVRLGMEVAVRVSPYPGETFTGEVSVISPRIDRRTRTLRVKARVSNGDGRLRPGLFARADLGVATREGAVVVPQEAVLLRAEGQIVYTVDAEDRVHRVVVEAGLHREGRVEIVSGLSEGDTVVVRGHAALSDGMLVSRRNPDGSDERSEVNVAGDAPNMAAGGTAPSKALR comes from the coding sequence ATGCTAGGTCTCGAAAACTGGAAGCGAATCGCAGCATCCGCACTCGTGGCCATTGCCTTGGCGTGCTCCGAAGCTTCTGAACCGCCGGCCGATCTGGCTCGTCCTGTCGTCGTTCGCGAAGTGGAGATCGTGAAACTCGACGAGCAGATCGAAGCCACCGGGGAACTCCTGGCCAAGGAGTCGGCGACTCTTGCTTCCGAGGTCCCTGGAAAAATCACCGAACTCCTGGTCGATGAAGGCGACGAAGTCGAAGAGGGCAACCTGTTGCTCTCGATCGATCCGCAAAAACGCGAGCTCGAGCTTGCGGATGCGCGCGCACGTTTGACGGAGGCCGCAGCGAATCTGGAGGAAGAAGAGAGAGAGCTCGTTCGCAGGCAACAGCTCTTCGATCGCAAGATCGCCTCCAGCCAGGCGCTCGATAAAGCGAAGACGGCCCTTTCCCTGGCGCGCTCCCGCAAGCAGGCGGCTGAGGCGAGAGTGGGTGTCGCCGCACGAGCGGTGGAGGACAGTCAGGTTCGGGCGCCGTTCTCCGGGCTGATCGCATCGCGGGAAGTATCACGCGGTGAGTACGTGCGGGTCGGTCAGGCGCTCTTCGACATGGTGGCATTGGATCCAATCGAGGTCGAGTTCAGTGTTGCAGAGCGGGATTCGGCTCGCGTTCGGCTGGGGATGGAGGTTGCCGTGCGTGTTTCTCCGTATCCGGGCGAAACCTTTACTGGCGAGGTTTCCGTCATTTCTCCGCGAATCGATCGACGAACACGGACGCTGCGGGTGAAGGCACGGGTATCGAATGGTGATGGACGGCTCCGGCCCGGCCTCTTTGCGCGCGCCGATCTCGGTGTGGCAACGCGCGAGGGCGCGGTGGTCGTGCCGCAGGAAGCCGTTCTGCTGCGGGCCGAAGGGCAGATCGTCTACACGGTGGATGCCGAGGATCGGGTGCATCGTGTGGTCGTCGAAGCCGGGCTTCATCGGGAGGGCCGCGTCGAGATCGTCTCCGGGCTGAGCGAGGGGGATACGGTAGTGGTCCGGGGCCACGCGGCGCTCTCCGACGGCATGCTCGTCTCGCGACGGAATCCGGACGGAAGCGATGAGCGGAGTGAGGTGAACGTCGCGGGCGACGCCCCCAACATGGCAGCGGGTGGCACCGCGCCGTCGAAGGCCTTGCGTTGA
- a CDS encoding TetR/AcrR family transcriptional regulator, which yields MSAQAQQERRRERRAEARRVILEASDALLTEGGQEAFSIRRLVERCGYTAPTIYQHFGDKDGLLDALLAQGFEQLLAQFERASRVGDPIEDLTRLALIFVRYGIRHPNHYQLHFLPRNQDWQPPAVIDEVRAHSDHLWQRLWEEGRLRTGDPESAAQSLWSLCHGLISGRIHRPDRPWSKTLDQDAIGALLRGLIEPAQAKSTRRRKKEPKC from the coding sequence ATGAGTGCCCAAGCCCAGCAGGAGCGTCGACGCGAGCGCCGTGCGGAAGCGCGGCGCGTGATCCTCGAAGCCAGCGATGCCCTCCTCACCGAAGGCGGTCAGGAGGCCTTCTCCATTCGCCGGCTGGTGGAACGCTGCGGCTACACGGCTCCCACGATCTACCAGCATTTCGGGGACAAGGATGGTCTCCTGGATGCGCTCCTCGCCCAGGGCTTCGAGCAACTCCTTGCGCAGTTCGAACGCGCATCACGAGTCGGGGATCCGATCGAGGACCTGACCCGCCTGGCGCTGATCTTCGTGCGCTACGGCATTCGCCATCCGAACCACTACCAACTGCACTTCCTGCCCCGCAACCAGGATTGGCAGCCGCCTGCCGTGATCGATGAAGTCCGGGCGCATTCCGACCATCTCTGGCAGCGCCTCTGGGAAGAAGGCCGGTTGCGAACCGGGGATCCGGAAAGTGCAGCCCAATCGCTCTGGTCGCTCTGTCACGGACTCATCTCCGGCCGCATCCATCGTCCGGATCGCCCCTGGTCGAAGACACTCGACCAGGATGCGATTGGCGCCTTGTTGCGCGGGCTGATCGAGCCCGCCCAGGCGAAGAGCACCCGTCGTCGAAAGAAGGAACCGAAATGCTAG
- a CDS encoding efflux RND transporter permease subunit produces MNPIDLFIRRPVLTWMVSLSLIVFGVLGFVRLGVDAFPDMEFPVVGVTALLEGASPEVMEEDVTDPLEEHLNTIEGVRKLSSQSRKGRTSIAVEFVLGTNLDAATQDVRDRVERARFDLPQEMEPPVVSKHDFSGFPIMWVPLLSPRPQNEASEFVKRQVKPLVETIPGVAAIEIFGELSREIRIWLDGEALRARGLAAIDVIAGLRREHVERPGGVVEGGMIEFSVKTDAEYRTVDELADMVLAFENGAPIRLRDVARVEDGVEDQRFYSRYDGGSAVGIGVLKTSDGNTVAVADEVHRRLGRIQETLPDDMRFKQGDGVADFSRSVRESVEEAIFSLWFGALLATLTVFVFLRRFRPTLVVALAIPFSLVTTFGVMWILGYTLNSMTLLALTLAVGVVIDDAIVVLENIERHRELGEDPRVAASKGAREVAFAATAATISIAVVFLPVIFVDGLVGNFLGEFGATVAAAVMISLFVALSLTPMLAARIPPPKERAHGSIYATFESWLDALESGYRKVLSWSVKHRAITLFAATLTFLAAFGLAGQLGAEFFPSSDEGRFFITIETPPGTSPEGTLEMLKRGEDWVLSQPEVAGAFGGAGTGGSISGPDPTRGIMFVMLKNRAQRERSAQELVREAREVLSKIPGMKVRVSDMSGFAGSSDSSDLEVELQGNVELSTLGQLGERLIAELRLRSGYVGLNKSLRLGSPEVRVIPDREKAASLGVDADQLASTVQAMIGGLRVGTFKEAGNRYDIRMRLEQEDRADPESILGLYVRTRAGDVVELRNLVTIEETAAPSMITRTNRQRSVKISANLEEKDLGTALAEAQAIAADILPEDVKLIASGGSEEFLASFQELGFAMVLAILVIYMILAAQFESLVHPLTVMFALPLAMVGAYGGLFLKGMTLNIFSMIGIILLFGLATKNSILLVDYANQLREEGMDKVTAMTTAAPIRMRPVLMTALSMIFGVAPAALGLGPGSESRAPMAVATGAGMISSTALTLLIVPVFYLVLDDGVEWLRAKLRRKPEAPARPVTA; encoded by the coding sequence TTGAACCCGATCGATCTCTTCATCCGGCGCCCCGTCCTCACGTGGATGGTTTCGCTCTCCCTGATTGTCTTCGGTGTGCTCGGCTTCGTGCGCCTGGGCGTAGACGCGTTCCCAGACATGGAATTCCCGGTCGTGGGTGTGACTGCGCTCCTCGAGGGGGCAAGCCCCGAGGTGATGGAAGAGGACGTCACGGATCCGCTCGAAGAGCATCTGAATACGATCGAAGGCGTTCGAAAGCTGTCCTCGCAATCCAGAAAAGGGAGGACCTCGATCGCGGTCGAATTCGTGCTGGGTACGAATCTCGATGCAGCCACCCAGGATGTGCGCGATCGGGTCGAGCGGGCCCGCTTCGATCTGCCACAGGAGATGGAACCGCCGGTCGTCAGCAAACACGATTTCAGTGGCTTTCCGATCATGTGGGTTCCACTGCTCAGTCCGCGCCCCCAGAACGAGGCCAGTGAGTTCGTCAAACGCCAGGTCAAACCTCTCGTCGAGACGATTCCGGGCGTCGCCGCCATCGAGATCTTCGGAGAGCTGAGTCGCGAGATCCGGATCTGGCTGGATGGTGAGGCTCTGCGTGCGCGCGGTCTCGCTGCAATCGACGTGATCGCTGGCCTCCGGCGCGAACACGTCGAGCGGCCAGGGGGTGTGGTCGAAGGTGGCATGATCGAGTTCTCGGTCAAAACCGATGCGGAATACCGAACGGTCGATGAACTCGCGGACATGGTCCTGGCCTTCGAGAACGGCGCCCCGATTCGGCTCCGGGATGTCGCTCGGGTGGAAGATGGCGTCGAGGATCAGCGCTTCTATTCGCGCTACGACGGCGGATCAGCCGTCGGAATCGGAGTGCTGAAGACCTCCGACGGCAATACGGTTGCCGTGGCCGACGAAGTCCACCGGCGGCTCGGGAGAATCCAGGAAACACTCCCGGACGACATGCGCTTCAAGCAGGGAGACGGTGTCGCGGATTTCTCCCGCTCGGTTCGCGAATCCGTGGAAGAAGCGATCTTCAGTCTCTGGTTCGGTGCACTGCTGGCGACATTGACGGTCTTCGTGTTCCTGCGCCGCTTCCGCCCGACCCTGGTCGTGGCGTTGGCGATTCCCTTCTCATTGGTCACGACCTTCGGCGTGATGTGGATACTCGGCTACACCCTGAACTCGATGACGCTGCTCGCGCTTACGCTGGCGGTGGGCGTCGTGATCGATGACGCCATCGTCGTGCTCGAGAACATCGAGCGGCATCGTGAGTTGGGAGAGGATCCGCGTGTCGCGGCCTCGAAGGGCGCGCGAGAAGTCGCATTCGCGGCTACGGCGGCAACGATCTCCATCGCGGTCGTCTTCCTCCCGGTGATCTTCGTCGACGGATTGGTCGGCAACTTCCTGGGAGAGTTCGGAGCGACGGTGGCCGCCGCCGTGATGATCTCGCTCTTCGTCGCATTGAGCCTGACGCCCATGCTTGCCGCGCGTATTCCGCCTCCCAAGGAACGAGCCCATGGCAGTATCTACGCCACCTTCGAGAGTTGGTTGGACGCGTTGGAAAGTGGATACCGGAAGGTCCTCAGTTGGTCCGTGAAACATCGGGCGATCACGCTCTTCGCGGCCACGCTCACCTTCCTTGCCGCCTTCGGTTTGGCAGGACAGCTTGGTGCCGAGTTCTTTCCGTCCTCGGATGAGGGTCGCTTCTTCATCACCATCGAGACACCCCCGGGAACCAGCCCGGAAGGGACGCTCGAAATGCTCAAGCGGGGCGAGGATTGGGTGCTCAGCCAGCCGGAAGTTGCCGGTGCCTTCGGCGGGGCGGGTACCGGCGGCTCCATCAGCGGCCCGGATCCGACGCGCGGCATCATGTTCGTCATGCTCAAGAATCGCGCCCAACGGGAGCGCAGCGCGCAGGAGCTCGTTCGTGAGGCGCGGGAGGTTCTCTCGAAGATCCCGGGCATGAAGGTTCGCGTGAGCGACATGTCCGGTTTCGCAGGCAGCTCCGACAGCAGTGATCTGGAGGTCGAGCTCCAGGGCAATGTCGAGCTGTCCACCCTCGGCCAGCTGGGAGAACGGCTGATCGCCGAGCTCCGTTTGCGCAGTGGCTACGTGGGGCTGAACAAGAGCTTGAGACTGGGCAGTCCGGAAGTCCGTGTCATTCCCGATCGTGAGAAGGCCGCATCTCTCGGTGTCGATGCGGACCAGCTGGCTTCGACCGTGCAGGCAATGATCGGTGGCCTTCGGGTCGGAACGTTCAAGGAAGCGGGCAACCGCTACGACATCCGCATGCGTCTCGAGCAGGAGGATCGCGCCGATCCGGAATCGATTCTCGGGCTCTACGTCCGCACCCGTGCCGGAGATGTGGTCGAGCTGCGCAACCTGGTGACGATCGAGGAGACGGCGGCTCCGTCCATGATCACGCGAACCAATCGCCAGCGCAGCGTGAAGATCTCGGCAAACCTGGAGGAGAAGGATCTGGGTACGGCTCTGGCCGAAGCCCAGGCGATCGCAGCGGACATCCTGCCGGAAGACGTGAAGCTCATCGCTTCAGGCGGTTCCGAGGAGTTCCTTGCCTCCTTCCAGGAACTGGGCTTCGCGATGGTGCTTGCCATCCTCGTCATCTACATGATCCTGGCCGCCCAGTTCGAGAGCCTGGTCCACCCGCTGACGGTCATGTTCGCGTTGCCCCTGGCCATGGTTGGCGCCTACGGCGGGCTCTTCCTCAAGGGAATGACGCTGAACATCTTCTCGATGATCGGGATCATCCTGCTCTTCGGGCTCGCCACGAAGAACTCGATCCTGCTGGTGGACTACGCCAACCAGCTGCGCGAGGAGGGCATGGACAAGGTCACGGCGATGACGACTGCTGCCCCCATTCGCATGCGGCCCGTGCTGATGACCGCGCTTTCGATGATCTTCGGTGTGGCCCCCGCGGCCCTGGGTCTTGGCCCGGGTTCCGAGAGTCGGGCGCCCATGGCCGTGGCGACCGGTGCCGGCATGATCTCATCGACAGCACTCACCTTGCTGATCGTGCCGGTCTTCTACCTGGTGTTGGATGATGGTGTGGAGTGGCTGCGGGCCAAGCTTCGGCGCAAACCCGAGGCCCCCGCCCGCCCGGTGACCGCCTGA